One window of Nostoc sp. UHCC 0926 genomic DNA carries:
- a CDS encoding HNH endonuclease domain-containing protein codes for MSESKFLAIDPKLEDYWRAIILFGKNVACYKFALAKSLLELAPQGKTIITLEDLAEPYSRHIIEHLKIVDKQTTSLSSRFLNACRQFNNGDITKTRLIDTTVQRGFENVIDAFHNLSIGETAVRFFIDERRGVNKGIVLTDELFKLLDKLQSENLPHEVEARWRLVETAWELNISRNLISIGYDPHNQLLFTFSDRRRRVDVTSCRDALNGYQKGKCFYSFADISIEPISANLADVDHFFPHSLNEYIGNIDGVWNLVLSSTECNRGERGKFDRLPDTKYLERLHNRNEFLITSNHPLRETLIQQTGKTEEKRQDFLQSMYNTAQTLLGTGRNDGWKSKFEYPVTF; via the coding sequence ATGAGCGAGTCAAAGTTTCTGGCGATTGACCCGAAGCTAGAGGATTACTGGCGGGCAATTATATTGTTTGGTAAAAACGTTGCGTGTTATAAATTTGCGCTGGCAAAGTCATTGTTGGAATTAGCACCACAGGGTAAAACTATCATCACCTTAGAAGATTTAGCAGAACCGTATTCGAGACATATTATCGAGCATTTAAAAATTGTGGATAAGCAAACTACCTCACTTTCTAGCCGCTTTTTAAATGCTTGCCGCCAGTTCAACAACGGAGACATAACTAAAACACGATTGATTGATACTACAGTGCAGCGTGGCTTTGAAAATGTGATTGATGCCTTTCATAACCTTAGCATCGGAGAGACTGCGGTACGGTTTTTTATCGATGAGCGCCGAGGGGTAAATAAAGGTATTGTCTTGACAGATGAGCTATTTAAACTGTTAGACAAGCTTCAGTCTGAAAACTTACCCCACGAAGTCGAAGCACGATGGCGGCTTGTAGAGACAGCTTGGGAACTAAACATTTCGCGCAATTTAATATCTATTGGTTACGACCCACACAACCAACTGCTGTTTACATTTAGCGATCGCAGGCGGCGGGTAGATGTTACTTCATGCCGGGATGCCCTCAACGGCTATCAAAAGGGTAAATGCTTTTACTCATTTGCAGATATTTCGATTGAGCCAATTTCTGCAAACCTAGCCGATGTAGACCACTTTTTTCCTCACTCTTTGAATGAATACATAGGAAATATCGATGGAGTATGGAATTTAGTATTGTCATCCACCGAATGCAACCGGGGCGAAAGGGGAAAATTTGATAGACTCCCTGACACCAAATATTTAGAACGCCTGCACAATCGCAACGAATTTTTGATTACCAGCAACCATCCACTACGCGAAACACTTATTCAACAAACGGGCAAGACGGAAGAAAAACGGCAAGATTTTTTGCAGTCCATGTACAACACAGCACAAACACTTTTAGGAACTGGACGTAATGATGGCTGGAAATCAAAGTTTGAATATCCAGTAACGTTTTAA
- a CDS encoding AAA family ATPase, with protein MISSLRLLNFKAFENQLVEFKSLTLLSGYNSTGKSSVLQALSLLHQSSQQSLLQSTGLLLNGNLVNIGRARDTLYENAKEDYVGFELILKNETKGIWHFNYNSLEREADVLEIGFKSFDADIYQSSIFNREFHHLQSERATTVSGILNYQRRELRQIGALGEYTAHFIYTYGSQPIPIAQLAHPQAKSRNLIDQVEAWIGEIISATHIQVDAYLDMDLVNLQFSDHVGYGITYVLPIIVAILASNPGALILIEHPETGLHAQAQTKLGKLLAVAANCGVQVVVETHSDQILNGIRLAVHGRKIESEDVQLHYFQRQENQGQAFIKVVSPRINKDGRIDRWPDGFFDEWENSLIVLLEPAKS; from the coding sequence ATGATTAGCTCATTGCGGCTGCTAAATTTTAAAGCATTTGAGAATCAATTGGTTGAATTCAAATCGCTTACCCTACTCTCTGGTTACAATAGCACTGGTAAATCCTCTGTGTTGCAAGCACTATCACTGCTGCATCAATCTTCCCAGCAAAGTTTACTACAAAGCACTGGTTTATTGCTCAATGGTAATTTGGTAAATATTGGTAGGGCACGGGATACTTTGTATGAGAATGCAAAAGAAGACTATGTAGGATTTGAGCTTATTTTAAAAAACGAAACTAAAGGAATTTGGCATTTTAACTACAACTCATTAGAGAGAGAAGCTGATGTTTTAGAGATTGGATTCAAATCTTTTGATGCCGATATTTATCAGTCAAGCATTTTTAATAGAGAATTTCATCACCTTCAATCAGAACGTGCAACAACTGTATCAGGAATCTTAAATTACCAAAGGCGAGAACTTAGACAAATTGGTGCGCTTGGCGAATATACAGCACATTTTATCTATACTTACGGTAGTCAACCAATCCCCATCGCTCAACTCGCTCACCCGCAAGCAAAATCAAGAAATTTGATAGACCAAGTTGAGGCATGGATAGGAGAAATAATTTCTGCTACACACATCCAAGTTGACGCATATTTAGATATGGATTTGGTTAACTTACAATTTAGTGACCATGTTGGATACGGGATTACCTACGTTCTACCAATTATCGTGGCAATTCTAGCATCCAATCCAGGTGCGTTAATTCTTATTGAACATCCAGAAACCGGACTCCACGCCCAAGCACAAACAAAGCTGGGTAAGTTGTTAGCAGTGGCTGCTAACTGTGGCGTTCAAGTTGTGGTAGAAACTCATAGCGACCAGATTTTAAACGGCATTCGTCTTGCGGTACATGGCAGAAAAATTGAGTCAGAAGATGTGCAATTACATTACTTTCAACGTCAAGAAAACCAAGGTCAAGCTTTTATTAAAGTTGTGTCACCACGCATTAATAAAGACGGCAGAATTGACCGATGGCCTGATGGGTTCTTCGATGAGTGGGAAAACAGTTTAATCGTTTTATTAGAACCTGCGAAATCATGA